The Thioalkalivibrio thiocyanodenitrificans ARhD 1 nucleotide sequence TATTGGCGGCCTGCTCATATCGTGCTCGCCTGGCTGTTTCTCGCCGCGCTGGTTGCCCACGTGGTGCTGGTGACATTTCTGCCCGGTTACGTGGCCGGGGAGGGCGAGATCTACTGGTGGCATCTGGGCGGCAGGTGATGCCACGGGAGTGAAGCGGTCATGCAACTGGCATTGATGATTGACCTGGAGCGCTGCATCGGCTGCAAGAGCTGTGAGGCCGCCTGCAAGGCGGAGCACGGTCTCGGTCCGGGCGAGAACCGCAACCGGGTCATCTGGCTCGGCGGCGAGACCGAGCCGGCCCTCGATTTCCTGACGCTCTCCTGCCAGCACTGCGAGCGCCCTGCCTGCCTGCGTGCCTGCCCGGTCAACCCCAAGGCCATCAGCAAGCATCCGGACACGGGGGTGGTGAGCGTGGACGAGTCCCGCTGCACCGGATGCGGCGAGTGTGTCGTGGCCTGCCCGTATGGCGCCATGGGCTACGATCCGATCGATCACCACGCCGTCAAGTGCGATCTGTGCAGCGAACGAAGGGGGGCGGGTCTGCGACCCGCCTGTGCAACCGTCTGTCCGGCCGAGGCAATCTCCTTCGGCGATCGCGCGGATCATCTGAAGACCGTGGCCGAGGCCGGGCGTCGCACGGTGGATCACGACGCCTTCCTGCTCGGCCCCGCCAACATCTTTCTGGAGCGGCTCGATCGACCGGCGGCCGGCGCAGCGCAAGCGGCAGTCGCACCGAAGGCGGATGGCTTCTCCGTCGAGGGCCGTCGCCGCCCTGCGGTTGTGGATGATCCGAAGCAGAGGGCGAAGCTTCAACCGAAGTCCATCGCGTTTCCGTTTCGCGCAGGCCGCGAGGATCGCCAACCCGACGCGGTGGTGGCCGGGGGCTGCAACATCTGCTTCAACTGCTGTCCCACCGAGTATCACCTGAAAGACGGCCGCGTCGTGCGCGTCACCGGCAACGAGGCGGATCCGCTGTGGCGCGGCAAGGTCTGCCCGAAATCGCAGTTCCTGCTCCAGCTCTACAACAGTAACGATCGACTGACGCAGCCGCTGAAGCGGGTCGGTGCGCGGGGCGAGGGCCGATTCGAGCCCATCGGATGGGACCAGGCGCTGGACGAGATCGCCGCCCGACTGAACGCCATCCGGGCAGAGCACGGACCGGAGGCCCTGGGCATCTTCGCGGGTACGCGCACCGGTACGCTGACGCGCAAGGGCTATATCCGGCTGTTCACCCAGCTGTGGGGCACGCCCAACTTCGCGGATACCGAGGCCTTCTGTTCGGAGTCGAAGAACGTGGCCTTCGAGGCGACCCTGGGCATTGCCGGCAGCGGCAACAGCTACACGCCCGGCGATCTGGGCAGCGCCGCGCTCTACGTCTACTTCGGCGACAACCAGGCGGAGTCGCGCCCGGTGCACTTCGGCATGATCAACGACTGGCGGCTCAAGAACGGGGCGCGGATGGTGGTGGTCGATCCCCGGTTGACGGTCACTGCCAGCAAGGCGGACCTGTGGCTGGCGATCCGCCCGGGTACCGATATGGCTCTGGCGCTGGCGCTCTCGTATCACATCCTCGAAGCCGGGCTCCACGATGCGGACTTTTGCGAACACTGGGTGCTTGGCTGGCGCGAGTGGCGCGAACATCTGTTCGCCAGGGGGTATTCCCCGGAGTGGGCAGCGCCCGTTACCGGCATCGATGCGCAGGCCATCCGCGATCTGGCGGAGGAGATCGCTTCGGCGGACGGCTGCGTGATGTTCGGGGCCCGCGGCATCAATCAGCACAGCAACGGCACCCAGACCAACCGCACCCTGCTCTTCCTGGCGGCGATCACCGGCAATATGGGCCGCAGGGGCGGAACGTATTTCAATTTCGGCACGCCGTCGCCCGTACTCGCAGATGCGCCCCGGCATCGCAGGGCCGGGGGGCAGCGTCCCATGCTGGCCACCAATCCGACCGGCTGGTTGGATGCCATGGTCAACAGCGACCCCTACCCGATGCGGGCGGTGATCACGGCCAACAACCCGCTCACGGCATGGCCGAACCAGGCTCGGGTGCGCGAGGCATTCAGGGCGCTCGATCTGCTTGTGCACATCGAGCTGTTCAGGAACGAGACCAGCGCGTATGCGGATTACATCCTGCCCGCGGCGACGGGCGTGGAGAAGGGCGAGATCGGGCGGGCCAGCGAGGACCGGCGCGTGATCTGGATCGACAAGGTGGTCGATCCGCCCGGTGAGGCGCGGCCGGACGGATGGATCTGGATCGAGCTGGGCAAGCGTTTCGGTTTCGATGATGTGCTGCGCGACGAGTACAAGGATGCGGCGCGCTTCTGGGACGAGATGTGCATCGATCATGTGTGGATGCGCGGGTGCACGCAAAAGCGGCTGCACTCGGTGCCGTGGCGTTGGGTGCGCACGCCGCTGGTGGACGAGGATGCCCCGGAAATCGAGACCCTGCACCTGGAAGGCACGACGGCGACAGGGCATCCGGAAGGGCACCGCTTCCCGACGCCGAGCGGCAGTCTCGAGTTCTGGACCCAGTCCCTGGATGCCCGCTTCAGGGCGCTGGGCTTGTCGGCACTGCCCGAGTTCTACAGCGACGCCGAGCAATTGATCGATCTGCCCTACGTGCGACCGCAGGCCGGCGATGCAGTCCCCGTCCGCAATTCCTTCGCCAAGGGCGAGGTGTACACGCGGCCCGTGGAGATCACCCAGCCGAACGATGATGCGCCGGCCAGGACACTGGCGTCGCGGGGCTTTGACACCGAATTGATCACCGGGCGCCCGCCCGCGCCGCATTTCCATTCCTGGACCCATTACGCATGGCAGGCACAGGAGATGTGGCCGGATCTCTACGTCCAGATCCATCCCGCCAGGGCGCAACGCCTGGGCATCGCGGACGGGGAGGAGGTGAGCGTGGAAACCGCTCACGGTCGGATCGACGCGCGGGCGTGGGTGTACCCGGGTATCCGGGAAGACGCGGTCTACGTGCCCATCGGCTGGGATGCCAGCCAGCCCTTCCACCCCTGGCAGTCGGTGAACTTCCTGACGGACGAGCGACAGCGGGACCCCCTGTCGGATCATTCGAACCTAAAGAGCTTCCTGTGCCGGATCGTGCCTAAACGAGCCGACCGGGTGTGATCTCAGTGGGTTGTGCATCCCGGGGGCTCCTGCAACGCCGGGGGTATCGCCGTTCACAGCCCGGATGTCGCGATTCGTCAACCGGGCTACACATCCCGCGCGCATTGTGCTTTGTATGTTTCGCAAGCCACCCGAACGTCTTGCCTGTGAACCCCCTGGCAGGTTTGCGCTCCCCGGCGCCTGCTCGTGTCTTCGGCGCGTGTGGCGGGCCTGCCGCACCTCGTGTTTCCCATTGGAAGTCGGTGTATGTGCGGGCCGTGCGTACCGTTAGAATACATGCGCCGACATGACCCGATCTGGAATGAAAGGCCCATTTGCATTGACGGAGAATTCATGACCCGGACACTGAGCGACCTGATACGCTTCTCATGCGAAAAGATGCGGGAGATCAGCGTCGCTGCTCAATGGCCCGTTGCCCGAACAACACGGGTGGGTCCATGAAGGCATTGAGAATCACCCGCAGGCTCGTGCTGCTGCTCGTCCACATGGGCGTCGGTATCGCGGTGGTGGTGCTGCTGGGTCATCAGCGCGACGGAGGCGCACCCCGGGGCCGATTCGAGCGGGCCGTGCGCTGGTGGCTCGCGCGTGTCCCGCGCATCGCCGGCGTTCGGGTCCATGTCCGGGGCGTACCGGCGGCCGGACCGGTGCTGACGGTGTCCAATCACGTCTCCTGGCTGGACATCCCGGTACTGGGCGGGCTCGCGTCGGTGGGTTTCCTGTCCAAGGAGGAGATTCGCCGCTGGCCGCTGATTGGCTGGTTCGCCACACGCGCCGGCACCCTGTTCATCCGCCGCGGGGCCCACGCGGCGGCCGCGGTCACCGAACGCATATCCGCGGAGCTGGTCCGCGGCCGCCGGGTGCACGTGTTCGCCGAGGCGACCACCACCGACGGAACCGACGTGCGCCGATTCCATCCCCGCCTGCTGGCCGCCGCCCAGGCCACCGGCAGCCCCATCCAGCCGGTGGCCCTTCGTTACCTTCCCGCGCCGGACGGGCGTCCCACCCCGGCGCCGTATCACGGGGGTGCCGTGCTGTTTCCCCATCTGCTGCGGGTGCTGGCCGAGCCGCGCCTGGACGTGGAAGTGCATTTCCTTGAACCCATTCCGACGACGGAACAGGACCGCCGCGGTCTGGCGGACGCGGCCCGTAAGGCGGTGCGTGCCGTGGTGGTGGGGGAGCGCAGCCCCGCTGCGTAGGAGCCCAGTCCCCTGGGCGATCCAGCCCGGCACCGGTGGATCATTCTTCGCCCGGAGGACCGGGCTCCTACGGGAAGAACCCTGCATCGCAGCAACCAGCCGGATGACCAACCTGTTGGGGTTACACAGCTAGATCGGCAACTCCTCGATATCGATGCCATACTCGCCGGCGGCGAGGGTCCTGACGATCCTCACCGGCAGATCGTCCTTGCTGTAGGTATCCAGATTGACCAGCGGATAGACCCCGTACGGCTGCTTGCTCGGATCAAGCAGCAGGATGACATTCGGTCTCAGGTTGCGGCCCGAGTTCTGGGACTGGACGATGGCGACTTCTCCGGAACTGAGTTCAACCAGTGAACCGGTCGGGTAGGCGCTCAGGGTCTGGATGAAGTACTCGACCAGCATCTCGTCAAACAGCTTCCCTCTCTGCTTGTACAGCATCTCTTCAGCCTTTGACGGGGAAATCGCATCCGCAAACGGCCGCGGCCGGGTGACTGCCACGTACTGGTCGACGATGCCCGCGATCTGCCCGAACAAGGGAATATGGCCGCCCGTGAGTCCGTCCGGGTAGCCGCAGCCATCGAGCCGTTCATGGTGGGTGCGCACGATGTTCAGGACCTCGGGCGGGTAATCGGCGCTTTCCGCCAGAAGCTTCACGCCCAGTTCGACATGGCTCTTCATCAGCTCCCATTCTTCATCACTCAGGCGCCCGGTCTTGTGCTGGATTGCCGTTGGCAGTCGCAGTTTCCCGATGTCCATCAACAGGCAGCCGATGGCGAGGTTCTGAAGCTCCTGCTCCGCGATGCCGAGCTTCCTGCCCAGGGCGGTTGCCCAGACCGCAGCGGTCAGTGAATCCTTGTACAGGTAGGAGTCGAATTTCTTGAGGCGCGTGAGCCAGATATAGGCGTCGGGGTTTCGAGTGATGCTGTTGACCAGGTTCTTCGCAGGCTGCTGAAAGATCTCGAATGAGACAGGCCTGCCTACCCGGACCAGGGATTCGACCTCCGAGAAAAGTTCCCCGAACACTTCCTGCGAGGGTTTGGCTTCGCTGATCTCCCTGTCGACGGGGACGGAATCCACATAGGTGGTCTGGTGGAGAATGGTGGACGTCGCGTGCGTCTCCGTACGCCCGGAACCCTTCCTCGTCAGTTCGATCTCTTCATCAGGAACGATGACATACGCATAGCGGGCGTGCCTGCACAACTCGTCGATGTCCTGTTGAGTGTGAAGTTCGAAACCCTGAAACATGAAGGGTGTCTCGGTCCATGGCCGGTCGAGACTGGCCACATACATGCCGATGGCAAGCTGATCACAGGAGACTTTCTTTATAGGCATGGCAGATGTTTGGTTGGCTTCTTATTGGATGAGATAATGACTGATAGTGCCGATTCTAGTGGAATCAGAGGCGATACGACAGGCTGTTTCCGGGCCGGCTGCTCGTGGAGGTCTGCCGTTGCGACGCGGCCTCTCCGTTCCTCCGGGCCTCCGACACGCTGAGCAAACTGCCCGGAAAGATCGGGATCCATGACACGCGTGAACGACGTCCTGATGACAGATCCTGCCGGCCGCGGTTGTGAAACGGTGTCGATGGCGCCGGGGGGACGCCCGGGCCCGGTTCATCGGTCCGCCGTGGCTATGGGCTTCGCCACGGACTCAGGTCAAGGCCGGTCAGTTCCGCAAGCCTGTGGTTGAAGGGGGCAAAACGCTCGGCCAGGTCCCGCCGGATGTCGTCGGGGAACGCGGGTCGGCGACCCGGGACGGCGTCGCCGAGTTTCATGGCCAGGCGATGGACCCGATGGCCCTTGCCGAAGACCTTGCGGGCCAGCCAGACCCCCGGGACCAGACCCGGCGACCGGGAAGGGTGCGAATGCAGGCGCGGCGGGTGGGCCGCGAAACCCGGCAGCCCGAGGAAATCGGTGATCCGGCCCAGCTCGGTGGCCGGATCGGCAATGAACCGTTCAAACAGCACGAAATGCATCTGGCTGAGGGGGAACCAGCGCAGATATTCTTCGATCTGCACGACATACTTGCCACGCTCGACGTAACCGGTTGCCGGGCCGTGGGCCTTTACGCGGGCGGGCTCGCGTGCCAGCGCCGCCCTCAGAGACCTCAGTTCATAGCCCGTGCGGCGCCGATGCAGGTAGTGGGAGTAGGCCCGGCGGACCGGGTCCCGAAATATCCAGATCAGTCGGGCATCCGGGATGGCTGAACGGATGCGTTGTGCGCAACCGGGAATGCAACTGTACGCGGGTGTCTTCTCGCCGATCAGGGTGGTCGCGGCAGATTGGCCGTCCAGGCCCGCGGTCACGCACTGCGAGTACCACTCGAGGCCGCGGGCGTAGTTCTCGTCGCGATTGAAGAAGTGCACTTCCCTGGGATGCATATGAATGTCGGGATGCATCCTCAGTGAATCACGCAATGAGCACGTGCCGGATTTCATGGTGCCGACGATCAGGAAATCCGGCAGCCGGGGCGAACCTGTCATGTCGGAATCGATCCTTGCCCTGCAAGTTGGTGTGACGGCTTCATCCCGCCGGTCTCCCGGCGGGCACCGCCCCCGATGCGCCGGTCAGGCCCGGCAGGCCGGCGGCGCATCAGGACACACCGCGGTGTTCGGATCCTGATGCTGGCCCAACGCCTGTCCGGACGACAATCATGTCCGGGCATCGAAGCAGATCCCGAGCAGCGGTTCCATGGCACGTGCCGTGAGGCCCAGGTCACTGAAGCCACTCATGCCATGGCCCACGATGTTGTCCGTTTCCATGAGAATCACCTGATCACGCGTCAACGGCGGTCCGGGCAGTATGGATGCGAGGGTGACCAGCAGGTGCCATGCGGCAAAGGGCACGGGGACCAGCAGGCGCCGGCGGTGCAGATGATCGAGCACCATGGCGATGATCTCCCGGTAGGTATGGATCCCGGCACCGCCCAGTTCGAAGGTGCGGCCGCGCGCTTCGGGCGATTGCAACGCCCGCTCGATACCCGCGGCCACATCCTCCACGTACACGGGTTGCAGCCGAGTGCCGCCATGACCGAACAGAGGCACCACCGGCAGGCGCCGGGTGATCATCTCCAGGGAACGCAGGAAGGCATCGCCGGGGCCGAACAGTACACTTGGGCGCAGGATGACGGCCCCCGGGAAGGCGCTGCGTACCCGTCGTTCGCCCCGCGCCCGGGCCCGCACGTAAGGCGAGGCCGAGGCCTCGTCCGCGCCGATCCCGGAGATGTGTACCAGCGAGGCGACACCGGCCTGTTCGGCCAGAGCGGCGATACGCCCCGCACCTTCCACGTGAATCGCCTCGAACGACGGGCCGCCCGGTCGTTCGACATAGAGCGAGACCGCATTCACCGCGCCGTCCGCACCGCGAAGCGCCGCGCTGACCGCCGCCTCGTCCTGGATGTCGGCGGCCCGATACTCCACGAGCCCGCTCGGGTTCTCTCCTGCGGCGCTGTCCGCATGCCGTGCCACGATGCGTACGGCGATCCCGGATCCGGTCAGGCGGCTCACCACTGCGCGCCCCAGAAAGCCGGTTCCGCCGAACACGGCAATCCGGAGAGTCACCGTCATTCCTCCGCGTCCGTGACGGCGCCCTTCGACGCGGAGCCGACCAGCCGTGCGTACTTGGCGAGCACTCCGCGCGTATCACGGGGGGACGGAGGTGTCCATTGCCGGCGGCGTTGTTCCAGCTCCGCCTCGGAGACATTGAGCTGCAACCTGCGCGCGCCCGCATCGATGGTGATGGAGTCCCCTTCCCGTACCAGTGCGATGGCGCCGCCCGCGGCGGCCTCCGGCGCCACGTGTCCTACCACCAGGCCGTAGGTGCCGCCGGAGAAGCGCCCGTCGGTGATCAGCCCGACGCTGTCACCCAGACCGGCCCCGATGATCGCCGAGGTGGGCGACAGCATCTCACGCATGCCCGGGCCGCCCCGGGGGCCCTCGTAACGGATCACCAGGATGTCGCCTGCCCTGATGCGGCCGGCCAGAATGGCCTCCATGCAGGCCTCCTCGGCGTCGAACACCCGCGCCGGACCGGTGATCTCCGGCTTCTTGATGCCGCTGATCTTTGCCACGGCTCCCTCGGGCGCCAGATTGCCCTTGAGCACCGCCAGGTGCCCGCTGGCATAGACCGGCTTGTTCCAGGGACGGATGACCATCTGGTCATCGGGCGGGTCGGGCGGCACGTCGGACAGGGTCTCGGCGACAGTTCTGCCGGTGATGGTCAGGCAGCCGCCATGCAGCAGCCCCCGTTCAAGGAGCATCTTCATCACCTGGGGGATCCCGCCCGCCCGGTGGAACTGGGTGGTGACGAAACGTCCCGAGGGCTTCAGGTCGCAAAGC carries:
- a CDS encoding molybdopterin-dependent oxidoreductase, with product MQLALMIDLERCIGCKSCEAACKAEHGLGPGENRNRVIWLGGETEPALDFLTLSCQHCERPACLRACPVNPKAISKHPDTGVVSVDESRCTGCGECVVACPYGAMGYDPIDHHAVKCDLCSERRGAGLRPACATVCPAEAISFGDRADHLKTVAEAGRRTVDHDAFLLGPANIFLERLDRPAAGAAQAAVAPKADGFSVEGRRRPAVVDDPKQRAKLQPKSIAFPFRAGREDRQPDAVVAGGCNICFNCCPTEYHLKDGRVVRVTGNEADPLWRGKVCPKSQFLLQLYNSNDRLTQPLKRVGARGEGRFEPIGWDQALDEIAARLNAIRAEHGPEALGIFAGTRTGTLTRKGYIRLFTQLWGTPNFADTEAFCSESKNVAFEATLGIAGSGNSYTPGDLGSAALYVYFGDNQAESRPVHFGMINDWRLKNGARMVVVDPRLTVTASKADLWLAIRPGTDMALALALSYHILEAGLHDADFCEHWVLGWREWREHLFARGYSPEWAAPVTGIDAQAIRDLAEEIASADGCVMFGARGINQHSNGTQTNRTLLFLAAITGNMGRRGGTYFNFGTPSPVLADAPRHRRAGGQRPMLATNPTGWLDAMVNSDPYPMRAVITANNPLTAWPNQARVREAFRALDLLVHIELFRNETSAYADYILPAATGVEKGEIGRASEDRRVIWIDKVVDPPGEARPDGWIWIELGKRFGFDDVLRDEYKDAARFWDEMCIDHVWMRGCTQKRLHSVPWRWVRTPLVDEDAPEIETLHLEGTTATGHPEGHRFPTPSGSLEFWTQSLDARFRALGLSALPEFYSDAEQLIDLPYVRPQAGDAVPVRNSFAKGEVYTRPVEITQPNDDAPARTLASRGFDTELITGRPPAPHFHSWTHYAWQAQEMWPDLYVQIHPARAQRLGIADGEEVSVETAHGRIDARAWVYPGIREDAVYVPIGWDASQPFHPWQSVNFLTDERQRDPLSDHSNLKSFLCRIVPKRADRV
- a CDS encoding lysophospholipid acyltransferase family protein, whose protein sequence is MKALRITRRLVLLLVHMGVGIAVVVLLGHQRDGGAPRGRFERAVRWWLARVPRIAGVRVHVRGVPAAGPVLTVSNHVSWLDIPVLGGLASVGFLSKEEIRRWPLIGWFATRAGTLFIRRGAHAAAAVTERISAELVRGRRVHVFAEATTTDGTDVRRFHPRLLAAAQATGSPIQPVALRYLPAPDGRPTPAPYHGGAVLFPHLLRVLAEPRLDVEVHFLEPIPTTEQDRRGLADAARKAVRAVVVGERSPAA
- a CDS encoding HD-GYP domain-containing protein, yielding MPIKKVSCDQLAIGMYVASLDRPWTETPFMFQGFELHTQQDIDELCRHARYAYVIVPDEEIELTRKGSGRTETHATSTILHQTTYVDSVPVDREISEAKPSQEVFGELFSEVESLVRVGRPVSFEIFQQPAKNLVNSITRNPDAYIWLTRLKKFDSYLYKDSLTAAVWATALGRKLGIAEQELQNLAIGCLLMDIGKLRLPTAIQHKTGRLSDEEWELMKSHVELGVKLLAESADYPPEVLNIVRTHHERLDGCGYPDGLTGGHIPLFGQIAGIVDQYVAVTRPRPFADAISPSKAEEMLYKQRGKLFDEMLVEYFIQTLSAYPTGSLVELSSGEVAIVQSQNSGRNLRPNVILLLDPSKQPYGVYPLVNLDTYSKDDLPVRIVRTLAAGEYGIDIEELPI
- a CDS encoding sulfotransferase domain-containing protein, whose protein sequence is MTGSPRLPDFLIVGTMKSGTCSLRDSLRMHPDIHMHPREVHFFNRDENYARGLEWYSQCVTAGLDGQSAATTLIGEKTPAYSCIPGCAQRIRSAIPDARLIWIFRDPVRRAYSHYLHRRRTGYELRSLRAALAREPARVKAHGPATGYVERGKYVVQIEEYLRWFPLSQMHFVLFERFIADPATELGRITDFLGLPGFAAHPPRLHSHPSRSPGLVPGVWLARKVFGKGHRVHRLAMKLGDAVPGRRPAFPDDIRRDLAERFAPFNHRLAELTGLDLSPWRSP
- a CDS encoding complex I NDUFA9 subunit family protein, which gives rise to MTVTLRIAVFGGTGFLGRAVVSRLTGSGIAVRIVARHADSAAGENPSGLVEYRAADIQDEAAVSAALRGADGAVNAVSLYVERPGGPSFEAIHVEGAGRIAALAEQAGVASLVHISGIGADEASASPYVRARARGERRVRSAFPGAVILRPSVLFGPGDAFLRSLEMITRRLPVVPLFGHGGTRLQPVYVEDVAAGIERALQSPEARGRTFELGGAGIHTYREIIAMVLDHLHRRRLLVPVPFAAWHLLVTLASILPGPPLTRDQVILMETDNIVGHGMSGFSDLGLTARAMEPLLGICFDART